A single Prevotella sp. E15-22 DNA region contains:
- a CDS encoding ATP-binding protein translates to MRKEIRIKNQVEELEHVARFIEEIGEELGLDMELQMNLNLVMEEMVSNIIFYAYPKKADATIELMAESDGKELTFVLSDQGREFDPTMKDDADMDINPAERDLGGMGIFIVKNIMNEVTYQRLEGKNLLTMKKEIVK, encoded by the coding sequence ATGAGAAAGGAAATCCGTATTAAGAACCAGGTAGAAGAGCTCGAGCACGTTGCGCGCTTCATTGAGGAGATTGGCGAGGAGCTGGGGCTCGACATGGAATTACAGATGAACCTGAACTTGGTCATGGAGGAAATGGTTTCTAACATCATTTTCTATGCCTATCCGAAAAAGGCAGACGCAACCATCGAGTTGATGGCAGAGAGTGACGGCAAGGAACTTACATTTGTGCTGAGTGACCAAGGTCGTGAGTTTGACCCTACTATGAAAGATGATGCCGACATGGACATTAACCCCGCAGAGCGCGACCTGGGAGGTATGGGCATTTTTATTGTGAAAAACATTATGAACGAAGTGACTTACCAACGTCTGGAAGGTAAGAACTTGTTGACTATGAAGAAAGAAATTGTAAAGTAA
- the rplM gene encoding 50S ribosomal protein L13: MNTLSYKTVSINKETAKKEWVVIDATDQVVGRLASKVAKLIRGKYKPSFTPHVDCGDNVIIINAAKVKFTGKKETDKVYTRYTGYPGGQRFNTPAELRKRPDGIDRILRHAVKGMLPKGPLGRSLLNNLYIYEGTEHKHEAQQPKAIDINQYK, encoded by the coding sequence ATGAACACTTTAAGTTACAAGACCGTCTCAATTAACAAAGAGACAGCCAAGAAGGAGTGGGTCGTTATCGATGCTACCGATCAGGTGGTTGGTCGTCTCGCTTCAAAGGTCGCCAAACTGATTCGCGGTAAGTATAAGCCAAGTTTCACTCCGCACGTTGACTGTGGCGACAATGTTATCATCATCAATGCTGCCAAGGTGAAGTTCACCGGCAAGAAAGAAACCGATAAGGTTTACACACGTTATACTGGCTATCCTGGTGGTCAGCGTTTTAACACTCCCGCAGAACTGCGTAAGCGTCCTGATGGAATTGATCGCATCCTCCGTCATGCCGTGAAGGGCATGCTGCCCAAGGGTCCCCTCGGTCGCAGCCTGCTGAACAACCTCTATATCTATGAGGGAACAGAACACAAGCACGAGGCTCAGCAGCCAAAGGCTATTGATATTAACCAGTATAAATAA
- a CDS encoding fumarylacetoacetate hydrolase family protein yields the protein MKIFAVGMNYALHNKELDGALYKPEAPVIFTKADSALLKDGKPFFIPDWSERVDYEAEIVVRICRLGKGIPARFAHRYYDAVTVGIDFTARDWQEQARAKGLPWDVCKGFDGSAVIGQWVEKEKFRDVQALQFHLDINGTTVQQGCTSDMLYKIDELIAYISTYFTLKTGDLLYTGTPVGVGPVHIDDHLEGWVEDRKVLDFCCK from the coding sequence ATGAAGATATTTGCTGTAGGAATGAACTACGCTCTGCACAATAAAGAGTTGGATGGTGCGTTATATAAACCAGAGGCTCCTGTGATTTTCACCAAGGCCGATTCGGCGTTGCTCAAGGACGGCAAACCGTTCTTTATCCCCGATTGGAGCGAGCGCGTGGATTATGAGGCAGAAATTGTGGTGCGCATCTGCCGACTGGGAAAGGGCATTCCCGCCCGCTTTGCCCATCGCTACTACGATGCCGTTACCGTGGGTATCGACTTCACCGCACGCGACTGGCAGGAACAGGCTCGCGCTAAGGGACTGCCCTGGGATGTCTGCAAAGGCTTCGACGGTTCTGCTGTCATTGGTCAGTGGGTCGAGAAAGAGAAGTTCCGCGATGTGCAGGCCCTGCAGTTCCACCTCGATATCAACGGCACCACGGTGCAGCAGGGATGCACCAGTGATATGCTCTATAAGATTGACGAGCTCATTGCCTATATCTCAACCTACTTCACCCTGAAGACTGGCGACCTGCTCTATACTGGTACGCCCGTTGGTGTGGGCCCCGTTCATATCGACGACCATTTGGAAGGGTGGGTGGAAGACCGTAAGGTACTTGACTTTTGTTGTAAATGA
- the rpsB gene encoding 30S ribosomal protein S2, with amino-acid sequence MARTNFDMLLQAGCHFGHLKRKWNPAMAPYIYTERNGIHIIDLHKTVVKVDEAAEALKNVARQGKKILFVGTKKQTKEVIAEKATSVNMPYVIERWPGGMLTNFPTIRKAVKKMANIDKLMQDGTYGNLSKRELLQITRQRAKLEKNLGSIADLTRLPSALFVVDVMKENIAVKEANRLGIPVFGIVDTNSDPKNIDFVIPANDDAKDSVEVILGACCAAIAEGLEERKAEKADEKAAEAQAEEVAEAKPKRTRKARKEEAPAAEAPATEEAAPAAE; translated from the coding sequence ATGGCAAGAACAAATTTTGATATGCTGCTGCAGGCTGGCTGCCACTTCGGTCACCTGAAGCGTAAGTGGAACCCCGCCATGGCTCCCTACATCTACACTGAGCGCAATGGTATTCACATCATCGACCTCCACAAGACCGTTGTTAAGGTTGACGAGGCTGCTGAGGCTCTGAAGAACGTTGCCCGTCAGGGTAAGAAAATCCTCTTCGTAGGAACTAAGAAACAGACTAAGGAAGTGATTGCCGAGAAGGCAACCAGCGTAAATATGCCTTACGTTATCGAGCGTTGGCCGGGCGGTATGCTCACCAACTTCCCCACCATCCGCAAGGCAGTGAAGAAGATGGCCAATATCGATAAGTTGATGCAGGACGGTACCTATGGTAACCTGTCAAAGCGTGAGCTGCTTCAGATCACTCGTCAGCGTGCTAAGTTGGAGAAGAACCTCGGTTCTATCGCCGACCTGACTCGTCTGCCCAGCGCTCTGTTCGTGGTTGACGTGATGAAGGAAAATATCGCTGTTAAGGAGGCTAACCGCCTGGGTATCCCCGTGTTCGGTATCGTTGATACCAACAGCGATCCTAAGAACATCGACTTCGTGATCCCCGCTAACGATGACGCAAAGGACAGCGTTGAGGTTATCCTCGGTGCTTGCTGTGCTGCTATCGCAGAGGGTCTCGAGGAGCGCAAGGCTGAGAAGGCCGACGAGAAGGCTGCCGAGGCTCAGGCCGAGGAGGTTGCTGAGGCTAAGCCCAAGCGCACCCGTAAGGCTCGCAAGGAAGAGGCTCCCGCTGCAGAAGCTCCTGCTACTGAGGAGGCTGCTCCCGCTGCAGAGTAA
- a CDS encoding STAS domain-containing protein: protein MTQILKEDGKTIIKTGNRIDTINAPQFEQDIEPVIQEQGVNLIMDCDELTYMASSGLRIIQKTMRSVMMKHGTFKMVNVSPEIYKVLNMTGFTKFMAVEQK from the coding sequence ATGACACAGATATTGAAAGAAGATGGCAAGACCATCATTAAGACCGGTAATCGCATTGACACGATCAATGCCCCTCAGTTTGAGCAAGACATCGAGCCTGTTATTCAGGAGCAGGGTGTAAATCTGATAATGGATTGTGATGAGTTGACATATATGGCCAGTTCAGGTCTGCGTATCATCCAGAAGACCATGCGCTCCGTCATGATGAAACATGGCACGTTTAAGATGGTCAATGTAAGTCCTGAGATATACAAGGTGCTGAACATGACAGGCTTCACCAAGTTCATGGCTGTAGAACAGAAATAA
- the rpsI gene encoding 30S ribosomal protein S9, translating to MEVINAIGRRKSSVARVYLSEGTGKITINKKDLTEYFPSAILQYVVKQPLNLLECAEKYDIKVNLDGGGFTGQSQALRLAIARALVKVNADDKKTLKMQGFLTRDSREVERKKPGRPKARRRFQFSKR from the coding sequence ATGGAAGTAATTAACGCAATCGGTCGTCGTAAGAGCTCAGTGGCTCGCGTTTATCTGTCAGAGGGTACTGGCAAGATCACGATCAATAAGAAAGACTTAACCGAATATTTCCCCTCAGCCATTCTGCAGTATGTGGTAAAGCAGCCCCTGAACCTGCTGGAGTGTGCCGAGAAGTACGACATCAAGGTTAACCTCGATGGTGGTGGTTTCACTGGTCAGAGCCAGGCTCTTCGTTTGGCTATCGCCCGTGCACTGGTCAAGGTTAATGCTGATGATAAGAAGACTCTGAAGATGCAGGGCTTCCTCACACGTGACAGCCGTGAGGTAGAGCGTAAGAAGCCCGGTCGTCCCAAGGCACGTCGTCGCTTCCAGTTCAGTAAGCGTTAA
- the tsf gene encoding translation elongation factor Ts: MAISIDDIKKLRAMTGAGLADVKKALTEAEGDFDRAKELLRERGLAIAAKRSDRETSNGCVLAKVENGFGAIIALKCETDFVANGADFIALTQSILDAAVANKCKTLDEVKELDINGQKAQDAVTQRSGITGEKMELDGYQTLEGANIEAYDHMGKHTLCTMVQTNKENSEAGHKLAMQVAAMKPVALNAEDVDQKILDEEYKTAVEKTKLEQVEKFVEMKLKKAGLNPNLVDSEDHIESNINKGWLTNEQADEARKIIADAKVEGEAQLKMPMIENIAKGRVNKFLKENCLVDQEFQFGDGDKATVAQWLKSQDKELDITAFRRFTLVAE, encoded by the coding sequence ATGGCTATTTCAATTGACGATATCAAGAAGCTTCGCGCAATGACCGGTGCTGGTCTGGCTGACGTGAAGAAGGCCCTGACTGAGGCTGAGGGTGATTTCGACCGTGCTAAGGAGTTGCTCCGTGAGCGTGGTTTGGCTATCGCTGCTAAGCGTTCAGACCGTGAGACCTCAAATGGTTGTGTACTGGCTAAGGTAGAGAATGGCTTCGGTGCCATCATCGCCTTGAAGTGCGAGACCGACTTCGTGGCTAACGGTGCTGACTTCATCGCCCTGACCCAGAGCATCCTCGATGCTGCTGTGGCTAACAAGTGCAAGACACTTGACGAGGTGAAGGAACTCGACATCAATGGTCAGAAGGCTCAGGACGCTGTTACTCAGCGTTCAGGTATCACTGGTGAGAAGATGGAGCTCGACGGCTACCAGACTCTCGAGGGTGCCAACATCGAGGCTTACGATCACATGGGCAAGCACACTCTGTGCACCATGGTTCAGACCAACAAGGAGAACAGCGAGGCTGGTCACAAGCTGGCCATGCAGGTAGCTGCTATGAAGCCCGTTGCTCTGAATGCTGAGGATGTTGATCAGAAGATCCTCGACGAGGAGTATAAGACTGCTGTTGAGAAGACCAAGCTCGAGCAGGTTGAGAAGTTCGTAGAGATGAAGCTTAAGAAGGCTGGTTTGAACCCTAACCTCGTTGATAGCGAAGATCACATTGAGAGCAACATCAACAAGGGCTGGCTCACCAACGAGCAGGCTGATGAGGCTCGTAAGATTATCGCCGACGCTAAGGTAGAGGGCGAGGCTCAGCTGAAGATGCCTATGATCGAGAATATCGCTAAGGGACGTGTAAACAAGTTCCTGAAGGAGAACTGCTTGGTTGATCAGGAGTTCCAGTTCGGCGATGGCGACAAGGCAACTGTTGCTCAGTGGCTCAAGTCTCAGGACAAGGAGCTCGACATCACAGCTTTCCGTCGTTTCACTCTTGTTGCAGAATAA
- a CDS encoding four helix bundle protein, which translates to MKKKEDNIIGDKSVKFALRIVKCYQYLQEDKKEYIMSKQLLRSGTSIGANIREGMFAQSHPDFISKMGIALKEAEETDYWLYLLSESEFLDEKIYKSFNKDIKELIKLLVSIIKTARKAQNG; encoded by the coding sequence ATGAAGAAAAAGGAAGATAATATTATTGGTGACAAATCCGTAAAATTTGCTTTGCGAATTGTGAAATGTTATCAATATCTGCAAGAGGATAAGAAGGAATACATCATGTCTAAACAATTATTGAGAAGTGGAACAAGTATTGGCGCAAATATCCGAGAGGGAATGTTTGCTCAGAGTCATCCAGATTTTATAAGTAAAATGGGGATAGCTCTTAAAGAAGCAGAAGAAACGGATTACTGGTTATATTTGCTTTCGGAATCAGAATTTCTTGATGAAAAGATATATAAATCCTTCAATAAGGATATAAAGGAATTAATTAAATTATTAGTAAGTATAATTAAAACTGCTAGAAAGGCTCAGAATGGTTAG
- a CDS encoding sensor histidine kinase KdpD, with amino-acid sequence MADDINQLREQLHQLTEDYKTLEHNFDIMSEGYQESLMLYDKLEDTYHELEETNKQLEVARQRAEEASRMKTNFIQQISHEIRTPLNILNGFTQILTTPGMELDLNTQQEVTKGIDENTNRITSLVNKMLELADASCRTELDRTDHVLAVQIAAQASDESRITVASHLTFDLVMDEGTDTLMLQTNLQQATRALSLLLDNARKFTQPAEAAVNAGAEVKQGRVVLRLAQQEQMLRFIVEDNGIGVPESEAEHIFDEFVQLDDYYDGTGIGLTVARSIARRLGGDVVIDTTYTDGARFIFSLPIA; translated from the coding sequence ATGGCAGACGACATCAACCAACTCCGAGAACAACTTCACCAACTGACCGAGGACTATAAGACCTTGGAGCATAACTTCGACATCATGTCGGAGGGCTATCAGGAATCCCTCATGCTTTACGACAAGCTGGAGGATACCTATCATGAGTTGGAAGAGACCAACAAACAGTTGGAGGTGGCCCGTCAGCGTGCCGAGGAGGCATCGCGTATGAAGACGAACTTCATACAGCAGATCTCCCACGAGATTCGTACACCCTTGAATATCCTCAACGGGTTCACGCAGATTCTCACCACGCCGGGTATGGAACTCGATCTGAACACCCAGCAGGAAGTGACCAAGGGTATTGACGAGAATACCAACCGCATCACTTCGCTGGTGAACAAGATGTTGGAGTTGGCCGATGCCAGTTGCAGAACTGAACTAGACCGAACAGATCACGTCTTGGCCGTACAGATTGCGGCACAAGCATCTGACGAAAGTCGCATTACCGTTGCCTCACATCTCACCTTCGACCTTGTAATGGACGAAGGAACCGATACGTTGATGCTGCAGACTAATCTGCAGCAAGCTACACGTGCGCTCTCCCTGCTGCTCGACAACGCCCGTAAGTTTACCCAGCCTGCAGAGGCTGCTGTGAATGCTGGTGCTGAGGTGAAGCAGGGCAGGGTAGTGTTACGCCTTGCCCAGCAGGAGCAGATGTTGCGTTTCATTGTCGAAGATAACGGAATCGGCGTGCCCGAAAGCGAGGCCGAGCATATCTTCGATGAGTTTGTCCAACTTGACGATTATTACGATGGTACAGGTATTGGTCTCACTGTGGCCCGTAGCATTGCGCGCCGTTTGGGTGGCGACGTGGTAATCGATACCACCTATACGGATGGCGCCCGCTTCATCTTCAGTCTGCCCATCGCTTAA
- a CDS encoding C10 family peptidase, with translation MIKKITFAILVFGLTATQAIAAPRTAAQMKQAALKAINQHRSNRRMAPRADAPEVLKSTSTYEIIGYKQGGFAVVSADDLVPEVLGVSTSDYSEGRNANFQWWLNAASEAVNYAVQNNIQLTTTKPDPSLYPTEVGPLLTTRWDQETPYNNMCPTYSGSTKCLTGCVATAMAQVLNYHKMPEHGEGQRTIYYPHGNHSGQAVSANFSEDYYDWNNMLDDYSTTSYTKEQADAVALLMRDCGVAADMEYGGPSDGSGAYSQDAAAGLRKYFGFAEAQCVERDYYKETTWMNMVYRELSENGPMYYGGADAYGKGGHAFVLHGYRADGKVLVNWGWSGSDDGYYDIAILDPSYYRFSQGQDMIIGVKSNTHSLYRSEIVTTTAEGMLKQAVEALEGEGQIGSLTVNGPLGFEDLKYLRHLAGRDSLDGESGESVRLLNLTNTQLHDNVLPDSIFKNCVSLQRIYLPATVEHIGREAFSGCSHLYELRVPTKVVPVLDGPRVFQDVPMGSCMLYVRSGMKTKYLKKAQWKSFGEKNIGEEGTSIQARNTIRKYGEENPEFYYTISGDDLHGQPELVCEATPSSPAGRYPIYVKRGTIDRENVDFIDGYLVVQKLDATATVGNYTREEGQPNPEFGFSAYDGLISLDSIPVWLETPVFVTTADETSPAGDYPIMVESATAESYNMTFVTGVLTVTVSTAINGIDAAQRQQSVYYTLGGSRVEGATRAGIYLMRQSNGKVKKVRVARK, from the coding sequence ATGATTAAAAAGATCACCTTTGCTATCCTTGTTTTCGGATTAACTGCAACGCAGGCCATTGCAGCCCCACGTACGGCTGCACAGATGAAACAGGCTGCGTTGAAAGCCATCAATCAGCACCGTTCTAACAGACGAATGGCGCCGCGTGCAGATGCGCCGGAGGTGCTGAAGTCAACATCAACCTACGAGATTATAGGCTACAAACAAGGCGGTTTCGCCGTTGTTTCGGCCGACGACCTGGTACCTGAGGTGCTGGGTGTTTCAACATCAGACTACAGTGAGGGTCGCAACGCCAACTTCCAATGGTGGCTCAATGCCGCCAGCGAGGCTGTCAACTATGCTGTTCAGAACAATATCCAGTTGACAACCACCAAGCCCGACCCCTCTTTATATCCCACTGAGGTGGGTCCTTTGCTTACTACCCGATGGGACCAGGAGACACCTTATAACAATATGTGTCCCACTTATTCTGGTAGCACTAAGTGCTTGACGGGCTGTGTGGCCACGGCCATGGCTCAGGTGCTGAACTACCATAAGATGCCTGAGCATGGAGAAGGTCAGCGTACTATCTATTATCCTCATGGTAATCATTCGGGGCAGGCGGTCTCTGCCAATTTCAGTGAGGACTATTACGATTGGAATAATATGCTCGATGATTATTCCACAACTAGTTATACAAAAGAGCAGGCTGATGCTGTTGCTCTGCTGATGCGCGACTGCGGTGTGGCTGCCGATATGGAGTATGGCGGTCCGTCCGATGGTAGTGGCGCCTATTCTCAGGATGCAGCTGCTGGCCTGCGTAAATACTTTGGCTTTGCCGAGGCTCAGTGTGTGGAGCGTGACTACTATAAGGAGACAACGTGGATGAACATGGTTTATCGCGAGTTGAGCGAGAATGGTCCTATGTACTATGGTGGTGCAGACGCCTATGGTAAAGGCGGTCATGCCTTTGTACTTCATGGCTATCGTGCCGACGGTAAGGTCTTGGTGAACTGGGGCTGGAGTGGTAGTGATGATGGTTATTATGATATCGCTATTCTGGATCCCAGCTATTACAGATTCAGTCAGGGGCAAGATATGATTATCGGCGTAAAGAGTAATACTCACAGTCTTTATCGTTCCGAGATTGTGACAACTACTGCCGAAGGTATGCTGAAGCAGGCTGTCGAGGCGTTGGAGGGTGAGGGCCAGATAGGTTCACTCACCGTGAACGGTCCCCTTGGCTTTGAAGACTTGAAGTACCTGCGTCATCTGGCCGGTCGTGATTCTCTCGATGGAGAAAGTGGTGAGAGCGTTCGTCTGCTGAATCTGACCAATACACAGTTGCACGACAATGTGCTGCCTGATAGCATCTTTAAGAATTGCGTAAGCCTGCAGCGTATTTACTTACCTGCTACTGTCGAACATATCGGTAGAGAAGCATTCAGCGGATGCTCGCATTTATACGAGTTGCGCGTCCCCACTAAGGTTGTTCCAGTGTTGGATGGCCCTCGTGTGTTCCAGGACGTTCCTATGGGCTCTTGCATGCTCTACGTTCGTAGTGGTATGAAGACCAAGTATCTGAAGAAGGCACAATGGAAGAGCTTTGGCGAGAAGAATATTGGCGAGGAAGGTACTAGTATCCAGGCTCGTAACACTATCCGCAAGTATGGTGAGGAGAACCCCGAGTTCTACTATACCATCAGTGGCGACGACCTGCACGGCCAGCCCGAGCTTGTGTGCGAGGCTACGCCTTCATCACCTGCAGGTCGCTATCCCATCTATGTGAAGCGTGGTACAATTGATCGCGAGAACGTAGACTTCATTGATGGTTACCTTGTTGTTCAGAAGTTGGACGCCACCGCTACCGTTGGCAACTATACCCGCGAGGAGGGGCAGCCCAATCCTGAGTTTGGATTCAGTGCCTACGATGGTCTGATTTCGCTTGACTCTATCCCCGTCTGGCTCGAGACACCTGTCTTTGTGACTACTGCCGACGAGACCTCACCTGCTGGTGACTATCCTATCATGGTAGAGAGCGCTACAGCCGAGAGCTATAACATGACTTTCGTGACTGGTGTACTCACCGTTACGGTGTCAACCGCTATTAATGGCATTGATGCTGCTCAGCGTCAGCAGTCAGTTTACTACACCCTTGGCGGTAGTAGGGTAGAGGGTGCCACCCGTGCCGGCATCTATTTGATGCGCCAGTCGAATGGAAAGGTTAAGAAGGTGCGTGTTGCCCGCAAGTAA